A window from Ignavibacteriota bacterium encodes these proteins:
- a CDS encoding response regulator transcription factor: MQKLMIVDDSELLRTRLKNIIASVSNIFIVAEASNSIEGLQLIKHTKPDILILDIRIPGANGLDVLANIRKENKKMKVLIVTNYPNEQYRNTALKLGADYFLNKSTEFEQIPAILYEISNPKYKKVVNQ; this comes from the coding sequence ATGCAAAAGCTTATGATAGTTGACGATTCGGAACTATTAAGAACACGCCTTAAAAATATTATTGCCTCTGTAAGTAATATATTTATTGTTGCAGAGGCTTCCAATTCAATCGAAGGTCTTCAATTAATTAAACACACAAAGCCGGATATTTTAATCTTGGATATCAGAATTCCCGGTGCAAACGGATTAGATGTTTTAGCAAATATCCGCAAAGAAAATAAAAAAATGAAAGTTCTAATTGTTACAAATTATCCAAATGAACAATATCGAAACACCGCTTTAAAATTAGGTGCGGATTATTTCTTAAATAAATCTACTGAGTTTGAGCAAATTCCGGCAATCCTTTACGAAATATCAAATCCTAAGTATAAAAAAGTTGTAAATCAATAA
- a CDS encoding PAS domain S-box protein, with amino-acid sequence MKGNSEKKFQNNELNSLIFEKAIEAKPFDYILKDETSLQNELAKLQSTALEVAANGIVITNSDGKIIWVNKAFTLLTGYTKEEALNCNPSVLKSGYHSDEFYFELWQKVITGNVWHGEIINKKKDGSFYTEEMTITPVKNSDGIITNFIAIKQDITKRKAAEQKIVDNEAKFKAIINSTKDAIITFNQNLEIIFWNESAKYLFGYSENEVLNKSISSLLFPEDKISVFENYIKSIITIGKDYKASSSFITKDKNSREFESILSISLTEVDKEWYLTGIWRENPKSMSTTEKDKLIESLKNELEILKSNNNILNTILDFLPHQIYVKDEKSRFMKVNQTMINFLGLTKESEIIGKTDLDFFEKKVADIYLKEEKDIMLTGKQFIGKEHFEIHQNGKITWGRTSKFPLFNKENKIIGTYGITVDLTERKQVETELQESQYRFNKLIENATLGILRLDDNGKIIMANPALVKMLNYYSQTELVGTKYLEIYSSHSGFFKFLKLLRIEERIYGYEDTLIKKDKSKIDVRQSAWAIKDKNNKTLYYEIILEDITEQNEVLRVLHEAEFKYRTLIDKLNEAVYLLINRRFEIANKKFLELLEIDESDLFSKNFNMLDYLTEESKIRILDREKKVARGEKVPSKYEIRIISKNGNEKDVEVSVSYITMNNNIAVQGIIRDLTEVRKNEAQIRHLQKMEAIGTLAAGIAHEINTPSQFINDNLFFLNETQNSLKPIIEIINKIKNDNSDLNELKSALTDIDLEFLKDEIPSAIEQSIKGIEKIAKIVGAMRDFSHSGPKEKVATDLHRLLQNSITISRNEWKYYAEMVTDFDKSINSLICYASDLGQVFVNIIVNASHALESKLKNENAAKGQIIIKTINKTEFVEIIVKDNGIGMSKKIKERIFEPFFTTKEVGKGTGQGLSIAYDIIVNKHKGSIEVETEENIGTSFIIRLPVIQD; translated from the coding sequence ATGAAAGGAAATTCTGAAAAGAAATTTCAAAATAATGAATTAAATAGTTTAATTTTTGAAAAGGCTATTGAAGCAAAACCTTTTGATTATATATTAAAAGATGAAACTTCGCTACAAAATGAACTTGCAAAATTACAAAGTACCGCATTAGAAGTTGCAGCAAACGGAATTGTTATCACTAATTCTGATGGCAAAATTATTTGGGTAAATAAAGCTTTTACCTTGTTAACCGGTTATACAAAAGAAGAAGCTTTGAATTGCAATCCAAGTGTATTAAAATCCGGTTATCACTCAGATGAATTCTACTTTGAACTTTGGCAAAAAGTAATTACCGGAAATGTTTGGCACGGTGAAATTATCAACAAAAAAAAGGATGGAAGTTTTTATACTGAAGAAATGACAATTACACCGGTAAAAAATTCGGATGGAATCATTACAAATTTTATTGCCATTAAACAAGATATCACAAAAAGAAAAGCCGCCGAACAAAAAATTGTAGATAACGAAGCAAAGTTTAAAGCAATTATTAATTCAACAAAAGATGCAATTATAACATTTAATCAAAATTTAGAAATAATTTTTTGGAATGAATCGGCAAAGTATTTATTTGGATATAGTGAAAATGAAGTTTTAAATAAATCAATTTCATCACTTCTTTTTCCGGAAGATAAAATTTCAGTCTTTGAAAATTACATCAAATCAATTATTACAATCGGTAAAGATTATAAAGCCTCATCAAGTTTTATAACAAAAGATAAAAATAGTAGAGAATTTGAATCAATACTTTCAATTTCATTAACTGAAGTTGACAAAGAATGGTATTTAACCGGCATTTGGAGAGAAAATCCAAAATCAATGAGCACTACGGAAAAAGATAAATTAATTGAATCACTTAAAAACGAATTAGAAATTCTAAAAAGCAATAACAATATTTTGAATACAATTCTTGATTTTTTACCTCACCAAATTTATGTGAAAGATGAAAAATCACGGTTTATGAAAGTAAACCAAACGATGATTAATTTCCTTGGATTAACAAAAGAAAGTGAAATAATTGGTAAAACGGATTTAGACTTTTTTGAGAAAAAAGTTGCAGATATTTATCTTAAAGAAGAAAAAGATATTATGTTAACCGGAAAACAATTTATCGGAAAGGAACATTTTGAAATTCACCAAAACGGAAAAATAACTTGGGGGAGAACTTCAAAGTTTCCTCTATTCAATAAAGAAAACAAAATTATTGGAACGTATGGAATTACTGTAGATTTAACGGAACGAAAACAAGTTGAAACGGAACTTCAAGAAAGTCAATACAGATTTAATAAATTAATTGAAAATGCTACACTAGGAATTTTAAGATTAGATGATAATGGAAAAATCATTATGGCTAATCCGGCATTAGTTAAAATGCTAAATTATTATTCACAAACAGAATTGGTTGGAACAAAATACTTAGAAATATATTCATCACATTCGGGTTTCTTTAAATTCCTAAAATTATTACGAATTGAAGAACGCATTTACGGTTATGAAGATACGCTTATAAAAAAAGATAAATCAAAAATTGATGTGAGACAAAGTGCTTGGGCAATAAAAGATAAAAATAATAAAACTTTATATTATGAAATTATTTTAGAAGATATTACCGAACAAAATGAAGTTTTAAGAGTTTTACATGAAGCAGAATTTAAATACAGAACATTAATTGATAAGTTAAATGAAGCAGTTTATCTTTTAATTAATAGAAGATTTGAAATTGCAAATAAGAAATTTCTTGAATTATTAGAAATTGATGAAAGTGATTTATTTTCAAAAAACTTCAATATGTTGGATTATTTAACTGAAGAAAGCAAAATAAGAATTTTGGATAGAGAAAAGAAAGTTGCCAGAGGTGAAAAAGTTCCTTCAAAATATGAAATTAGAATAATTTCAAAAAATGGTAATGAAAAAGATGTTGAAGTATCTGTAAGTTACATAACAATGAATAACAATATTGCTGTTCAAGGAATAATTAGAGATTTAACTGAAGTTAGAAAAAATGAAGCACAAATAAGGCATCTCCAAAAAATGGAAGCAATCGGTACCTTAGCTGCCGGAATTGCTCATGAAATAAACACTCCGTCCCAATTTATTAATGATAATCTATTTTTCTTAAATGAAACACAAAATTCTTTAAAACCAATTATTGAAATAATTAATAAAATAAAAAACGATAATTCTGATTTAAACGAGTTAAAATCAGCTTTAACAGATATTGATTTGGAATTTCTAAAAGATGAAATTCCTTCAGCAATTGAGCAATCAATTAAAGGAATAGAAAAAATTGCAAAAATAGTTGGCGCTATGCGTGATTTTTCACATTCCGGACCAAAAGAAAAAGTTGCAACAGATTTACATAGGTTGCTTCAAAATTCAATTACTATTTCAAGAAATGAATGGAAATATTACGCTGAAATGGTTACAGATTTTGATAAATCTATAAACTCGCTAATTTGTTATGCTTCAGATTTAGGCCAAGTTTTTGTTAATATTATTGTAAATGCATCGCACGCTTTAGAAAGTAAATTAAAAAATGAAAATGCAGCTAAAGGGCAAATTATTATTAAAACTATAAATAAAACAGAATTTGTAGAAATTATTGTAAAAGATAACGGAATTGGAATGTCTAAAAAAATTAAAGAAAGGATTTTTGAACCATTTTTTACAACTAAAGAAGTAGGCAAAGGTACCGGACAAGGATTATCAATAGCTTATGATATTATAGTCAATAAACATAAAGGCAGTATTGAAGTTGAAACCGAAGAAAATATTGGAACAAGTTTTATAATCAGATTGCCGGTTATTCAAGATTAA
- a CDS encoding HDOD domain-containing protein, whose protein sequence is MNLSVLFVDDNENVLSGIRRMMYPLKKDWKLYYANGRNEAINILNSNFIDVIISDIRMPRVDGTQLLQEVKEKFPSIIRITLSGYANDELALKNSKIVHQSLLKPTSPKILISTIERLIRLKETLNNEELQKIVNGLDTLPSLPEIYIKLENEINSQNTSIDKIGNIIDKDPIITAKILQLTNSAFFGLPHNITNIKQALNFLGIKMIQTLVLTIKLFKMFEDKNQNSKLFKDVWEHCNKVAILARRIAILKSFSSEDIEDSYLSGLLHEIGKLILLSNYSTEEIDILFSKTSHANIGAYLLGVWGLPNSIVEAVAFHNIYIFMETDQFTPTKAIYIANKISKNKKYNFEDLNEQNIDEIISEFDKEDGEFSHES, encoded by the coding sequence ATGAACCTAAGTGTATTATTCGTTGATGATAATGAAAATGTTCTTTCGGGAATTAGAAGAATGATGTACCCGTTAAAAAAAGACTGGAAACTTTATTATGCAAACGGAAGAAACGAAGCAATAAATATTTTAAATAGTAATTTTATTGATGTTATTATTTCAGATATTAGAATGCCGAGAGTGGACGGCACTCAACTTTTGCAAGAAGTAAAAGAAAAATTTCCAAGTATAATTAGGATTACACTTTCCGGCTACGCAAATGATGAATTAGCACTAAAGAATTCTAAAATTGTTCATCAATCACTTTTAAAACCAACAAGTCCAAAAATTTTAATTTCTACAATTGAAAGACTAATTCGCTTAAAAGAAACATTGAATAATGAAGAATTACAAAAAATTGTTAATGGATTAGACACTTTGCCAAGTTTGCCAGAAATTTATATTAAACTTGAAAATGAAATTAATTCACAAAATACTTCAATTGATAAAATTGGAAATATAATTGATAAAGATCCTATAATAACTGCAAAAATTCTTCAGCTTACAAATTCTGCATTTTTCGGATTACCACATAATATTACAAATATTAAACAAGCTTTGAACTTTTTAGGAATTAAAATGATTCAAACATTGGTGTTAACAATAAAACTTTTTAAAATGTTTGAAGATAAAAATCAAAATTCAAAATTATTTAAAGACGTTTGGGAACACTGTAACAAAGTTGCAATATTGGCAAGAAGAATTGCAATACTCAAATCGTTTTCAAGTGAGGATATTGAAGATTCATATTTAAGCGGATTGCTTCATGAAATTGGTAAATTAATTCTATTAAGTAATTATTCAACCGAAGAAATAGATATACTTTTCTCAAAAACTTCGCATGCAAATATTGGCGCATATTTATTGGGAGTTTGGGGTTTGCCAAATTCAATTGTTGAAGCAGTTGCATTTCATAACATTTATATTTTTATGGAAACGGATCAATTTACTCCCACAAAAGCAATTTACATTGCTAATAAAATTTCAAAAAATAAAAAATATAATTTTGAAGATTTGAATGAACAAAATATTGATGAAATAATTTCGGAATTTGACAAAGAAGATGGAGAATTTTCTCATGAATCCTAA
- a CDS encoding response regulator: MNPKILLVDDEEHVLAGYRRTLRSHFEIFTSTSGKLALSTLKQEGPFAVVVSDYKMPEMNGNKFLSLVKDFAPDSVRIMLTGFADLSTTMEAVNEGNIFRLLTKPCSVDKLLSSINDGVKQFNLINAEKELLEKTLKGTIKILIDILSTVNPVAFSRVSRFQKFIPQISSLLNIENKWEVEVSSLLSQIGLVTMPPEILEKKFKGENLEVELENIFNQHPQIAKSFLKNIPRLENITESIYYQFHPFKNENKNEVCEEKLPIASRILYVLNKFDSYVTTGLSFEDAYDELKKNEDEFDPNVLIALDAAIAGIYQNLKLVSTTIEDVEPGVVAAADIIDKNGFVLITKGAEITNMMKLKLLNYNKLGNVKKEIKVLK; the protein is encoded by the coding sequence ATGAATCCTAAAATACTTCTTGTTGATGATGAAGAACATGTGCTCGCCGGATATAGAAGAACTTTACGTTCTCACTTTGAAATTTTTACATCAACTTCCGGAAAATTAGCACTTTCTACTTTAAAACAAGAGGGACCATTTGCAGTTGTTGTTTCTGATTATAAAATGCCAGAAATGAATGGAAATAAATTTCTTTCTCTTGTTAAAGATTTTGCACCGGATTCGGTAAGAATTATGTTAACCGGTTTTGCTGATTTATCAACAACAATGGAAGCCGTTAATGAAGGAAATATTTTTAGATTATTAACAAAACCTTGTTCTGTTGATAAATTACTTTCCTCAATAAATGATGGAGTAAAACAATTCAATTTAATCAATGCAGAGAAAGAATTACTCGAAAAAACTTTAAAAGGTACAATAAAAATTTTAATAGATATTCTCTCAACCGTAAATCCCGTAGCTTTTAGCAGAGTTTCAAGATTTCAAAAATTTATTCCGCAAATTTCAAGTTTATTAAATATTGAAAATAAATGGGAAGTTGAAGTAAGCTCGTTGCTTTCGCAAATTGGACTTGTAACAATGCCGCCGGAAATATTGGAAAAAAAATTTAAAGGAGAGAATTTAGAAGTTGAACTTGAAAATATTTTTAATCAACATCCACAAATTGCAAAATCTTTTCTGAAAAATATTCCGCGTTTGGAAAATATTACCGAGTCTATTTATTACCAATTTCATCCATTTAAAAATGAAAACAAAAATGAAGTTTGTGAAGAAAAACTTCCGATTGCATCAAGAATTCTTTATGTGTTAAATAAATTTGATAGTTATGTAACAACTGGATTATCTTTTGAAGATGCTTATGATGAATTAAAAAAAAATGAAGATGAATTTGATCCAAATGTTTTAATTGCTTTGGATGCAGCAATTGCCGGAATATATCAAAATTTAAAATTAGTTTCTACCACTATTGAAGATGTTGAACCTGGTGTTGTTGCTGCTGCTGATATTATTGATAAGAATGGATTTGTGCTTATTACAAAAGGTGCTGAAATTACAAATATGATGAAACTAAAATTATTGAATTACAACAAATTGGGAAATGTTAAAAAGGAAATAAAGGTTTTAAAATAA
- a CDS encoding DUF3365 domain-containing protein: MKFLITLLITTILFFVSCKQEDKFDEKKYSEEFRGYAKEYLVGLKTVLMKNMHEGGPLKAVTVCSDTAADLTKLYSETMKLKVKRVSYKNRNSENYPDEYEQKGIDEFIKLLSENNLNEKTEIIKKINVNGEESIRYLKPILIEAPCLNCHGNENEIIAEVKDVIKKNYPDDKAIGYKIGDLRGAISITQKL, from the coding sequence ATGAAATTTTTAATAACTCTCTTAATAACAACAATATTATTTTTTGTTTCATGCAAACAAGAAGATAAGTTTGATGAAAAAAAATATTCTGAAGAATTTAGAGGATATGCAAAAGAATATTTAGTCGGTTTAAAAACCGTTTTAATGAAAAATATGCACGAAGGCGGACCCTTAAAAGCTGTAACTGTCTGCTCAGATACTGCTGCGGATTTAACGAAATTATATTCAGAAACTATGAAACTGAAAGTTAAAAGAGTAAGTTATAAAAATAGAAATAGTGAAAATTATCCCGATGAATATGAGCAGAAGGGAATTGATGAGTTTATTAAATTATTGTCCGAAAATAATTTAAACGAGAAAACGGAAATCATTAAAAAAATTAATGTAAACGGTGAAGAATCAATTAGATATTTAAAACCAATTTTAATTGAAGCTCCGTGTTTAAATTGTCATGGAAATGAAAATGAAATTATTGCCGAAGTAAAAGATGTAATAAAGAAAAATTATCCGGATGATAAAGCAATTGGTTATAAAATTGGTGATTTAAGAGGCGCAATTTCCATTACACAAAAATTGTAA
- a CDS encoding TlpA family protein disulfide reductase produces MSNNEKTQNTSNKKFDFQNPKHRSYLYTGMFLAAVLFFFIINNTNGESEEGPYPPNYNVDTSNLVNLSDYKGKVVIIDFWATWCPPCRKGIPDLIQIKKEFKDKGVEIIGISLDTFTRGGATKNDVVPFIKEYGINYPILIGDMNVAQQYGGINSIPTSFVVDKEGYIVSYYQGLIEKAQYVNDINKALAKSYVSDKKYIAPEFSLPKAK; encoded by the coding sequence ATGAGCAATAACGAAAAAACTCAAAATACATCAAACAAAAAATTTGATTTTCAAAATCCCAAACACAGAAGCTATTTATATACCGGAATGTTTTTAGCTGCTGTTTTGTTTTTCTTTATTATTAACAACACAAATGGTGAATCCGAAGAAGGACCATATCCGCCGAATTATAATGTGGATACGTCAAATTTGGTAAATCTTTCAGATTACAAAGGAAAAGTTGTAATTATTGATTTTTGGGCAACTTGGTGTCCGCCATGTAGAAAAGGAATTCCGGATTTAATTCAAATTAAAAAAGAATTTAAAGATAAAGGCGTTGAAATTATTGGGATTTCTCTAGATACTTTTACAAGAGGCGGCGCAACAAAAAATGATGTTGTTCCTTTTATAAAAGAGTATGGAATTAATTATCCAATTTTAATTGGTGATATGAATGTTGCTCAACAATATGGCGGAATAAATTCAATTCCTACTTCATTTGTAGTTGATAAAGAAGGCTATATTGTTTCTTATTATCAAGGTTTGATTGAAAAAGCTCAATATGTTAACGATATAAATAAAGCATTGGCCAAAAGTTATGTTTCGGATAAAAAATATATTGCACCAGAATTTTCTTTACCAAAAGCAAAATAA
- a CDS encoding DUF1858 domain-containing protein → MVTKEIEIEDLVKQIPDAVVYLMEKGIRCLRCGEPIWGTLENAAKEKGFSDSEISKFVSDLNNLSAKNKN, encoded by the coding sequence ATGGTAACTAAAGAAATAGAAATTGAAGATTTGGTGAAACAAATTCCCGATGCGGTTGTTTATTTGATGGAAAAAGGAATTAGATGTTTAAGATGCGGTGAACCAATTTGGGGAACATTAGAAAATGCCGCAAAAGAAAAAGGTTTTTCTGATTCAGAAATTAGTAAATTTGTTTCCGATTTAAACAATCTTTCTGCAAAAAATAAAAATTAA
- a CDS encoding T9SS type A sorting domain-containing protein, with protein MLKRTFPYYDFKQNAYNELLAQFKNLREEQRLKKKNNLEWEFVGPTNIGGRVVDIEFNPQNPNIVYAAAATGGVFKSEDMGINWFPIFDDQPCLSIGDIGIDPQNPNVIYVGTGEANGGHNNFPGVGIFKSIDAGETWNFIGLDSSVSIGRILVDPNNSQKIWVAAVGSYFTPNSQRGIFLSEDGGVNWEKSLFVSDSTGAIDLVINPINSDEIFAAMWERVRRPVFISNTHLYGPTSGIYKTINGGKTWGKFGTENGLPNEANENIGRIGLSISLSNPQIIYATFSDGNFLTGIYKSIDSGENWIKTNSDFTGSGNFGWYFGQVRVHPQTPETIFVLDVPLLKSTNSGVNWDFSYGYGIDFLLHVDHHALAFHPNNPDYIISGNDGGINISQDGGITWSNPVQLPTTQFYEIGLDKNNPKTFLGGTQDNGTIITNSGNEINWERILGGDGFYAIVDPNNSNIIFAESQFGNLFKSIDGGKNFNLALNGINQSEPTNWSTPIVIDPNNSNVLYYGTYKIYRTINSAETWNSISQKLTDYNSDKKIGTISTIAISPSDSNVIYIGTDDGNIWVTKNYGITWEKISNNLPQRWVTRVAVHPTKENIVYATFSGLRWAEPQSHVYRSENFGESWQEINNGLPDAPVNAFEIDKINPKILYLGNDIGVFVSYDEGNNWEILGNNLPIVVINDMKIHPTENYLAIGTHGRGIFKLDLNPITKVDYDKIEIPNEFILYQNYPNPFNPTTTIEYNVSSNLAYQQKREMSNVETFNATSLQLNVFDVLGKKIKTLINEKKYPGNYKVTFNAENLPSGIYFYKLKSGKTEIVKKMVLMK; from the coding sequence ATGTTAAAAAGAACTTTTCCGTATTATGATTTTAAACAAAATGCTTACAATGAATTATTAGCACAATTTAAAAATTTACGAGAAGAGCAAAGACTAAAAAAAAAGAATAATTTAGAATGGGAATTTGTTGGTCCCACAAATATTGGTGGAAGAGTTGTTGATATTGAATTTAATCCGCAAAATCCAAATATAGTTTATGCCGCAGCGGCAACAGGCGGAGTTTTTAAATCAGAAGATATGGGAATAAATTGGTTCCCGATTTTTGATGATCAGCCGTGTTTATCAATAGGAGACATTGGAATTGATCCGCAAAATCCCAATGTAATTTATGTTGGAACTGGAGAAGCAAACGGCGGACATAATAATTTTCCCGGTGTAGGTATTTTTAAATCTATTGATGCAGGAGAAACTTGGAACTTTATTGGATTGGATTCATCGGTTTCAATTGGGAGAATTTTGGTTGATCCAAATAATTCGCAAAAAATTTGGGTTGCAGCAGTTGGAAGTTATTTTACACCAAATTCACAAAGAGGAATTTTTCTAAGCGAAGACGGGGGAGTAAATTGGGAAAAATCTTTATTCGTTTCTGATTCAACCGGAGCAATTGATTTGGTAATTAATCCAATTAATTCCGATGAAATTTTTGCGGCAATGTGGGAAAGAGTTAGGCGACCAGTTTTTATTTCGAACACTCATCTTTATGGACCAACTAGCGGAATTTACAAAACAATTAATGGCGGGAAAACTTGGGGAAAATTTGGAACCGAAAATGGTTTGCCTAATGAAGCAAATGAAAATATCGGAAGAATTGGATTGAGCATTTCTCTATCAAATCCTCAAATTATTTATGCAACTTTTAGCGATGGAAATTTTTTAACCGGAATTTATAAATCGATTGATAGCGGAGAAAATTGGATAAAAACAAATTCTGATTTTACGGGAAGCGGAAATTTTGGCTGGTATTTTGGTCAAGTTAGAGTTCATCCGCAAACTCCGGAAACAATATTTGTTTTAGATGTGCCGCTTTTAAAATCAACAAACAGCGGTGTAAATTGGGATTTCAGTTACGGTTATGGAATTGATTTTCTCCTTCATGTTGATCATCATGCTTTGGCATTTCATCCAAATAATCCGGATTATATAATTTCCGGAAATGACGGTGGAATAAATATTTCTCAAGATGGCGGAATTACTTGGTCAAATCCGGTTCAACTTCCCACAACTCAATTTTATGAAATCGGTTTGGATAAAAATAATCCTAAAACTTTTTTGGGCGGAACACAAGATAACGGAACTATTATTACAAATTCCGGAAACGAAATTAACTGGGAGAGAATTTTAGGCGGAGATGGATTTTATGCAATAGTTGATCCAAATAATTCCAATATAATTTTTGCAGAATCGCAATTTGGAAATTTATTTAAAAGTATTGATGGAGGAAAAAATTTTAATTTGGCGTTGAATGGAATTAATCAGAGTGAGCCAACAAATTGGTCAACTCCGATTGTTATAGATCCCAATAATTCTAATGTTTTGTATTACGGAACATATAAAATATACAGAACAATAAATTCCGCAGAAACTTGGAATTCTATTAGCCAAAAATTGACTGATTATAATTCAGATAAAAAAATTGGTACAATTTCTACAATTGCCATTTCGCCTTCAGACTCAAATGTTATTTACATTGGTACGGATGATGGGAATATTTGGGTAACAAAAAATTACGGAATAACTTGGGAAAAAATTTCTAATAATCTTCCGCAAAGATGGGTTACAAGAGTTGCTGTTCATCCAACAAAAGAAAATATTGTTTATGCAACTTTTTCCGGTTTGCGTTGGGCAGAACCGCAATCTCATGTTTATAGAAGTGAAAACTTTGGCGAAAGCTGGCAAGAAATTAATAATGGCTTACCAGATGCACCAGTTAACGCTTTTGAAATTGATAAAATAAATCCAAAAATTCTTTATCTTGGAAATGATATTGGAGTATTTGTAAGTTACGATGAAGGGAATAATTGGGAAATTTTGGGAAATAATCTGCCAATTGTTGTTATAAACGATATGAAAATTCATCCCACGGAAAATTATTTAGCAATTGGAACACATGGAAGAGGAATTTTTAAATTGGATTTGAATCCTATTACAAAAGTTGATTACGATAAAATAGAAATTCCGAATGAATTTATTTTATATCAAAACTATCCAAATCCGTTTAACCCAACAACAACTATTGAATATAACGTTTCGTCAAACCTTGCTTATCAGCAGAAACGTGAAATGTCAAATGTAGAAACGTTTAATGCAACTTCTCTACAATTAAATGTGTTTGATGTTTTAGGAAAAAAAATTAAAACATTAATTAACGAAAAAAAATATCCGGGAAATTATAAAGTAACTTTTAATGCAGAAAATCTTCCAAGCGGAATTTATTTTTATAAATTAAAATCCGGTAAAACTGAAATTGTGAAAAAAATGGTACTAATGAAATAA